In the genome of Pungitius pungitius chromosome 5, fPunPun2.1, whole genome shotgun sequence, the window TCCAGCGTGGCAGGAGAATCTGACAGAGGAGACAAGAACTCCAGGGTTTAGTCTTATTTTAAGTTCTAATAacaattatttatattataatatttagatttacatgtttgcatctccactatggaatgccgttttagtcaaaattaaataaatgaacaaatacacggtaatgcataatgacactgcatttcataataaataaatgaataaaaacacggtaatgcataatgacactgcatttcataataaataaatgaataaaaacacggtaatacataatgacactgcatttcataataaataaatgaataaaaacacggtaatgcataatggcaccgtaatgcataatgacacagtatttcatttcacgttcttatatgcaaatcagggggcgtggctatctattacattcagaacagacgacagagtcattatgcattaccgtgtatttgttcatttatttaattttgactaaaacggcattccatactcCACAGCAGACGGGCTTGCTTTGCGTCGCTTACCTGCCATGAAATCCAGCGCATAATCTCCAAAATCTTGGTCATCTCCATCAGAATCGTTCACCTGAGGGCGAGTGATAAGATTAAAGGAAATCCATATGCATCAACGCATCTATAAGCCAAAATGGAAAGCACAACTCCCCCGGACCTGGTAGTCCCACCACGACCAATCGGCGCGATGTGGCTGTGTGGCAGATAACGTCTGGGTGCTCATTTTGAGTGAAGTGCGCCGTCGCgtgactgtgtgtttttgtaggcCAGGGACGTGGCTCGTTGACCGAAACGTGGGCGGTCCCGCCAATTAGCCGGAGCCCTGGCGTGTCACGAGCTGACCGCGGTCTCATTCGTACTGAATTCCAGCACATCGCGTCAAACATTAACTCTGTGTGCCGCagtatcatctctctctctctctcttaattgTTATCAATCGTGATTGGCAATATCTGGCACCACGTAGACAAAACACGTCTTATTAACACATATACATGTCTTACTGGCACTGATTCGTTTTTTTCGTCTTCTTTTTAAACTGACCTGAGAGTTAAGTGAGTCGCTCTCCCGTCTTACCAAAGACGCGCAGTCCTCCAAATCATCCCACGCGATTGTGGAAAAAGCTGTAACCCAAGTGAAGCGCATGCGTCTGAATGATTCAAGTGTGCAGCTCTAGAATAGTGCATGAAAGACAATACCAGAGCTCGTGCATACCTTGCTCAATGACGCACGGGAGGTCAACGTACACACTGACCGGGCTGCTGCTCCTTGGCACCAGCGTGTCCTGCAGGTAAGGAAGGATCTGTTAACGCCGCTTCACGGAGCTGCATCGTGTGCATCACAAGAGAAAGGATGTTATACCTTTGCGTTTCCCGCAGTTCTCCTCCCCTGTTGGCGCCTGTCTCTTTGCATCTCTGTCGGCTCCGTTCTGACAGGAAGGCCAGAATGGACCACTGTTTGATCCAGAGCTGATTTATAGACGGAATTCTCCCGGTCTGTGCCTCTCCATGCCGCGGTCCCGGCACCAATCAAATGCACTTAAACGGTCTCCAGGGAGCGACAAGCGTCCTCGGAGACTCAAATTGGTGCAGACAAACGTTTTTTCGTCGTTTGACGTGTGAAGTGGTACCGCGCACAACGGCGCCATTACAGCAGGTGCTCTCTGTGTCAGACgtgcccccccttcctccctcccgccTGCGGGCAAATTCCCCCTTTGCGCGCCACTAGAAGCAGATAAGAAGACGATGTCCTTTATAATAAATCTTTATAATTTGTGTCCTCATAGCGAAGATGGGCAGCTGTGCGTAAAAGACTTTAAATAGACGGTCTGTCGCTAAGTGGAAGCAGAGGAAAAGTACAGCAGTCAGCTCAGTAAACACTTGTGACAAATGCCTTTATTAGTAAACAAACAAGAGTGAACCTGGTTGACCCTTAACGCTGAATGCATCTGTGTGTTCGACATTGTGTCAGCAGGCCAACACGCCACGCGATTGGTCAACTTCTGTTGGCACAGGTCAGTTGCAAATGACGGTGTAAACATGTCAGTGCAACACAACAGGCCACAAATGTCACTTCGAAGGTGAGAAACGCgattatttctgttttaattcAATGTcggttttgtatttattttccaatCAGTGGGCATTCCACAACAATTTAGTCAAAACGTGTGATTTGTCATTCATGTCATccgacatatttaaaatataatctttaaataataaatcacaaaataaaataaataaagaccacAACACGAAATAATTTTCTgatcctttattttattttacaatagaCAGACAATGACAAATGACAATACGTGCACAGGTCCTTCATTAACAGTTAGACATCACGTAAACAAATTAAACTGAATACATTACTtaattaataaacaaaacatttcagttCATTTTGAGGTATGGAGAATGCAAAAACACCAAACTTCACTTAACATCACCTCTAAGAGTAAAACGTTTAGGAAGGGATTTGGCCATTTGGAGTCACACGGTAGACATCACTCCCAGCGACTCCTGGTTTAATGAAACTAGCAGCCTCAGGTTGTCCCTGCACTCCTGGGCCGGATCGTGAATGCAGCTCCCTTGACATAACCGAGACAGGAAGTGCCCCTTCGCTTCCTGAGAGTCCACCGCGCCGACCTCGGGGCGCTCGGGCGGCGGGGTGCCCGGCTGTTCACGCTCCAGAAGCTCACGGGCTATGCTGAGCGCGCACCGAGCGGTCAGGGACGGTGGGTATTTGTTGAAAGCGTAGTCCGCCAGACTCAACTCGCACACCTTGCGCGCCATGCTGCCGCACCGCTCGGGCTTTCTTGCGTCTGGATTTGTGCGCGCAGACCTGCTGCTGCACGGGGTCTCGTCCTTAAACGGCGCTGCTTCGGAGCTGTTGGCGTAATAGTCCAGGAAAAAGGCCAGCGTGGGCGCGGCCAGACGGAAGTTCAGGCGCACGAGGACGAGACACTCCAGGTTGCAGAGCTGCTGCTTGGTGAACGCGTCGCAGCACAGCTCCAGGAGGTGTCCGATCCGCGGCGAGCCCACCTCCACCTTCGCGACCAaacagagaggcagacagagagagtcgCAATGGATGAACGGATGAGATCCAAACGGTCGATCTGGTCGCCGGGGCTCGACACGCACCTGTTTGCTGGCCAGGAGGAGCGCAGTGACGCCCAGCAGCTGGAAACAGTCCGCAGCCACCGGCGTGGCCGCCATGAACCTGTCCACGATGTTCACCGCCAGGCAGCAGCACTCGAAGGACAGGC includes:
- the LOC119225270 gene encoding cyclin-O, with protein sequence MVSSVKGVRGSEAVHKRRRTEGPSPPTEAHATLRRPQSARHRKQTLVFKLNDSGFEEELGSTPISSPARVDVSPLRSDERPSGRVSNWYLQYGDVGFQIQRDNEALFYSCKSLAHQPQLTAEARCKLVSWLIPVHKHFRLSFECCCLAVNIVDRFMAATPVAADCFQLLGVTALLLASKQVEVGSPRIGHLLELCCDAFTKQQLCNLECLVLVRLNFRLAAPTLAFFLDYYANSSEAAPFKDETPCSSRSARTNPDARKPERCGSMARKVCELSLADYAFNKYPPSLTARCALSIARELLEREQPGTPPPERPEVGAVDSQEAKGHFLSRLCQGSCIHDPAQECRDNLRLLVSLNQESLGVMSTV